AAGGTTTGCGTGGTCTCGCGGCCACGTCCGAGCCCGCGGCGTTCGTATTTATAGGTCAGAGGGATGACCCTGTCTTCCTCAAGCCTTAACGTGCTTTGCTCGGTCAGGCGCGCCACAAACATGCCGGCGTTGAAGTTCAGCGTCCAGGTGCCGTCTTCATTGCTGACCAGTGAGTGGTTGGCTTCGCCATTTACCGGAATACTTTTCATATCAGCGGCGTAGCTGGCGGAGAAGGGGATCAGTTCGGCAGCCATCAGACTGCTGGCGCCCAGAGTCAGGGCAAGGGCCGCCAGCCAGCGGCTGGTGCGGCGGGGATAAGACGTGCTTTCAGGCATCTGGTTGTACTCGCATGTCGGTCTCGAAGTCATCCAACCTTAGCCCGCCAGCAGGAATAGGTTTTCCATCCAGACAGGCTTGGTTGTCTACCAACCGCAGGCGACCCTGGATAAACCAGTTCATCGCCAACGGGTATATAAGATGTTCCTGTTGCTGTACGCGCGCTGCCAGACTGGCAACGGTGTCCTCAGACAATACCGGAATACTGGCCTGTATGACTACCGGCCCACCGTCCAATTCTGCTGTAACGAAGTGCACGGTGGTGCCGTGTTCGCTGTCGCCTGCTTCCAGCGCCCGCTGGTGGGTGTGCAAACCCTTGTGCTTGGGCAACAACGAGGGATGAATGTTCAACAGCCGCCCATGAAAATGCGTAACAAAGGCGGGTGTGAGAATGCGCATGAATCCGGCGAGCACAACCAGGTCAGGTTGGTAGCTATCGATGCACGCTATCAGCGCGGCATCGAAGCTGTCGCGATCAGAAAAGTCCTGATGGTTGACCACCGCAGTAGCGATGCCTGCCCGGGCCGCGCGCTCCAATCCGCCCACACCAGGGCGGTTGGATATGGCGGCGACAATCTGACCGGACGTGGTCTTGTCGGCCAGTTCATCGATCAAGGCTTGCAGGTTGGTGCCGGAGCCAGAGATCAGTACAACGATACGGCAGGTCTGCTGTGTGCCCGGCACCGCCTTAGTTACCCTTGCGGTTGAGAACGACTGCTTCGCCGCCTTCAGTGCCTTGGGCGATATGCCCGATGATCCAGGGCGCTTCGCCAGCTTTTTCCAGCACGCTGATGGCGTTGGCGGCCTGTTCTTCGGCGACACAGATCACCATGCCGACGCCGCAGTTAAGCACGCGGTGCATTTCCGTTTCATCCACATTGCCCTCTTCCTGCAACCAGTTGAACACCGCGGGGCGCTGCCAGCTGTTCAGGTCAACATGCGCACAGGCATCGGCCGGCAAGACGCGGGGGATGTTTTCCAACAGGCCACCGCCGGTAATGTGAGCCATGGCCTTGACCGCACCGGTTTCCTTGATCAGCTGCAGCAACGCTTTCACGTAAATGCGCGTGGGCGCCATCAGCAGTTCGCTGAGTGATTTGCCGTCGAGCATGGTGGTGTTGATGTCCATGCCACTGACTTCGATGATCTTGCGCACCAGCGAGTAGCCGTTGGAGTGCGGGCCGGAGGACGGCAGGGCCAGTAGTACGTCGCCAGCCTGCACGCGGCTGCCGTCAATAATCTCGGCTTTTTCCACCACACCTACGCAGAATCCGGCCAGGTCGTAATCTCCGCCTTCATACATGCCGGGCATTTCTGCCGTTTCGCCGCCCACCAGTGCGCAACCCGCCAGCTCGCAACCGGCGCCAATGCCGCTGACGACTTGCGCTGCGACATCGATGTCCAACTTGCCGGTGGCATAGTAGTCGAGGAAGAACAGCGGCTCGGCGCCACAGACCACCAGATCGTTGACGCACATGGCGACCAGGTCGATGCCGATACTGTCATGCTTGCCCAGGTCCATCGCCAGACGCAGCTTGGTGCCCACGCCGTCGGTGCCGGACACCAGCACCGGCTGCTTGTAGCCTTCAGGAATTTCGCACAGGGCGCCAAAACCACCCAGGCCACCCATGACTTCGGGCCGGCTGGTCCGCTTGGCGACGTGCTTGATCCGGTCGATCAGGGCATTGCCGGCGTCGATGTCAACTCCGGCGTCCTTGTAGCTGATGGAAGGCTTGGGTGGCGTTTGGCTGCTCATGCGCGAATCTCGGTGATGAAAGGAATAACAGCCAGCCAATGCAAGCCGCTGCGATAAAGCGCATTAGTTTAACAATATGCAGGGCCAAGAACCATGCCGGTTGGACGATCGATCTGCGATGCCTCGCAGGCTTGGTTGCCGCCACCGCGACGGTTGTTTAATGTATGCGCTTTATCTCTGTTCACGCCAGCCATCCGTCCGGGTTGCCGTTGACATGTCCAAGCGGAACCATTCATGTACTCAATGCGAAAAATCTTGCTGTTGTTGGCGCTGACCCTGGCCCCCGTTAGCTTGCAGGCTGCGGTCGTGCAGAGCTTCTATCAGGTGCAATTACCGGTAGCGGAGGATCAGCCACGGGATGAAGTCATGCGCCAGGCACTGGAGGTCATGCTGACCCGCTTGGGCGGATCCGAGGCGCTGAGCAAGCCTGACCGTTTCGACAAAGCGCTGGCGGATCCGAGCACGATGATGCGGCGTATGGGCTCGACCGACGACGGCGGATTCGATGTGGAGTTCGAGCCGGCGCAGTTGCGTGAACTGATGAGCGCGGCTCGGCAACCGATGTTAGGGCCGACTCGGCCAGGGGTAATGCTCTGGGCTGTGGAAGAACGCACACTGGGTAATGAGTTTTTGAATCCCGGTGGCGAGTGGTCTGAGGTCTTGAGTGCAGCAGCCCAGCATCGCGCAGTGGCACTGAGCTTTCCGCTTATCGATCTGCAGGATCGGGCTGAGGTCAGCGAAGAGACGATTGTTGAGGCTGACAAAGCTACCCTGGTAAAAGCAACCGAGCGTTATGAGGCCAGCGCGGCATTGGCCGTGCATATTACCCAGGAGACGGCTGGCTGGAAGTTGGACTGGAATCTGTGGCTGGATGACGAGGCCGATAAGGGGAGCATTAGTGCCGAGACCCCTGAGCAAGCCGCAGATGAGTTGATGTTGCGGGTAGCGAACCAGGTATTCTCCCAATATGCCGTTTCTTCAGCGTCAGCGGGAGATCTGGGTAGCTGGATTATCGTTGTCGATGACGTTAATGGGCTGGACGCATTTGCCAGTTTGCAGCGCATATTGCAGCAGTTGGGCAGCCAGGTAATGCCGCAATTGCAGGCTATCAACGGTAGCCAGGTGCGCTTGAAGTTCGATTTCCCAGGCAGCGAAGCGCAGTTGCAGCGGTTGCTGGCGCTCGATCAGCGGCTGATCAAGACCCAAGCCCCGGCACCCGAGCCTGCTCCTGTTACGCCGGTTAGCCCAGCTATCACTGATTCTGCTCTGGGAGGCGAGACAGTGGGTGAGGGTGTTGGTGCCGAGACGCCAGTAGACGGCTCCGACGGCTCTGCGAGCCCCGAGCCTGAACTGGCGCCGCCACCGGCCCCGGCCCCGGCCCCTGAGCCTGCGCCGAATACCCTGTATTACCGTTGGCGCTGAGGGCTGTGAGCCTGCGCATGTGGGAGTCTGAAATGAGGGTTAATGCACTCTGGCCCTCAATGGCCTGTGGCGTCATTTGCGAGGACGCGAGAGCCTGATGCCGATAGGTCAACCCATGCAGCTGCCACTGAGCATCAAGCTCAATGACGAAGCTACGTTCACCAACTTCTACGCGGGCCCGAATGCGGCCGCGGCCAGTGCCGTGGCAGCGCTTTCCAGTGCCCAGCCGGCTTTACCCGATACCTGCCTGTACCTGTGGGGACCAGCGCAGAGCGGCCGTTCACATCTACTGCAGGCCGCCTGTCACCGCATGGCGGAAGCCGACGGTCTGGCCATGTATCTGCCGCTAGCCGAAGTACAGAATCTCGGTCCGGATGTGCTTGAGGGCATGGAGCAGTTTGATCTGCTGTGCCTGGATCAGCTGGATGTGCTGGTAGGACATGCGGACTGGGAGGAGGCGCTGTTTCATTTATACAATCGCCTGCGTGAGCAGGGCAGCCGGCTGCTGATGGCGGCGTCTGCCGCGCCCAGAGCCATGGGTTTCAGTTTGCCGGATCTGGCATCGCGCCTGGGCTGGGGGCTGGTGTTTCAGCTGCAGCCATTAAGCGATGAAGATAAGCAGCGCATGTTGATGTTACGTGCCGAATTACGCGGGCTGCAGCTTGGCGAAGAGGTGGCGCGTTATCTGCTCAATCGCGGGTCCCGCGGTATGGGCGAGTTGTTTCAGGTGTTGGAACAGCTCGATCAGGCATCCCTCCAGGCCCAACACCGTCTAACAATTCCTTTCGTCAAACGGGTTATGGGCTGGTAAGGCTTTCAGCTCTCGCCGTTATTCACCCGCTGGGCTTGAAAGCCCCAGCGCACGTAACCCATCGCTGGAATAAAAAACAGCGTGCTGAAACCGGTTAACAGCGAGCCGTAGAGCATGCGCTCGGGTTGAAAGCAGGTCAGTACACCGTAGATAAAATACAGGTTCACGGCGAAGCACAGCCAGGCATGCGTGCGGATATTGCCTTTGAGCATGCCCGGCATAAAGATCAACAGCGGCACGGTCAGTGTGCCAATGATGATCCAAGGGTTGGCACCATGCAGATCAGCAATCAATGCGTTGTAGATCAGCAATGTGCCGATTAAACCCAGATACCCAATCAGCGAAACCACGCGGCACAGGCGCACGCGTGGATTCAGATAGTCGATGCTGGGCAGTGGCTTGTCAGCTCGGGACATGGGCGGCTCCGGCGTGCAGTTGCTGAGTCAGCCGGGCGACTCTTTCGCCCAGTGCGCGGCATAACGCGGCTTCGTGTTTGTCCAGTCCGCGCGCGCCATCTGCGCCGGCATGATGGCTGGCGCCATAGGGCGTGCCCCCGCCGCGCGTTTCGGTCAGCTCGGGATTGGTATAGGGCAAGCCGGCCAGCAGCATCCCGTGATGCAGCAGCGGCAGCTGCATGGACAGTAGCGTGCTCTCCTGGCCGCCATGCAGGCTGGCAGTGGAGGTGAACACGGCAGCGGGCTTGTTCGCCAGACTTCCGGCCAGCCACAGGCTGCTGGTGCCATCGATAAAGTATTTCAGCGGCGCGGCCATATTGCCAAAGCGGGTAGGGCTGCCGAGTATCAGCGCGGAACAGTGGCGCAGGTCGTCTTCAGTGCAATACACCGCACCTTGCTCAGGTACTGCGGGTTGGCTGGCCTGGGTGTCGGCTGAGACACTGGGGACAGTGCGCAGCCTTGCAGGCATGCCGGTTTTTTCTATGCCTTCGGCAATCAGGCGGGCCATCTTGGCAGTGGCGCCATGACGGCTGTAGTACAGGACCAAAACATAGCGTTCCGCATTACTCATGAAAACAGCTCCAGCAACTTCTCTGGCGGCCGGGCGATGATGGCGCGGTTGTCCTTGATCACGATCGGCCGTTCGATAAGTCTGGGGTAGTCGGCCAGGGCTTGTACCAACTGCGCTTCGCTGAGCTCTTCGTTACCGAGATTGAGTTCCTTGTAGGTGTCTTCGCCTTTGCGCATTAATTCGCGCGCGCTGAGCCCCAGATTGACCAACAGGTCGCTGATGGTGGCGTTGTCCATTGGGTTTTCGATGTAGTTGATGACTTCGAAGGCCTCACCTTGCTCTTCGAGCAGGGCCAGTGCCTGGCGGGATTTGGAGCAGCGTGGGTTGTGGTAGATTCGCACCGCGGACATGTGACTCTCCGTTGCAGATGGGGTAAGCGGGTGGCTTATGCCGAGTATGGGGTTTATTCTAAGCCTTAATCCATCTGGCTGTCAGGGAACTTGGATGCCGCGCCGACTCAACCTGTTACTGCATTTTTTCCGTTATCTGTTCAGACGATTCGGCGAAGACAACTGTGCCAAGAATGCTGCCGCACTGACCTACACCACGCTGTTCGCCGTCGTGCCGGTCATGACGGTGACCTATGCCATGCTCGCTGCGATACCGGCTTTCAGCCAGGTGGGTATGCAGATAGAGGATTTTATCTTTAATAATTTCGTGCCAGCGACGGGTGATACGCTGCGTGAGTACCTGCGAGATTTTTCTGATCAGGCGCGGCAATTGACCGGCGTGGGCATCGCCTTGCTGATCATCACCGCGTTCATGATGCTGGTGAATATTGAACGCGCCTTCAATGCCATCTGGCGCATCCGTCAGCGTCGCCGGGGCATATCCAGTTTCCTGCTGTACTGGGCGGTACTCAGTCTCGGGCCTTTGTTATTGGGCGCCGGTTTCGTGGTCAGCACCTATCTGGCGTCACTGAATTTTCTCTCTGGCGATGCGGCAATTGGTTCGGCGTATCGCTGGGCGCTGGGCTGGGTGCCAATACTGCTTAGCGTGGTGGCCTTTACCCTGGTGTTTGTCGCGGTACCCAATACGCGTGTGCCCTTCCGCCATGGGTTGGTCGGCGGCGTGTTGGTCGCGTTGTTGTTTGAAGGCGCAAAGGCCAGCTTTGCTCTCTATGTTGCACTCTTTCCCGGTTACCAGCTGATCTACGGCGCTTTCGCCGCCTTTCCGCTGTTTTTGATCTGGGTCTATATCAGTTGGCTGATCATCCTCTTTGGCGCCGAGTTGGTGGCCAATCTGGATAGCAGTTCCGCCTGGCAGCGGCCTCTGTTGCCGCGACTGATAACACTGATGGCGCTGCTGCGTGTATTGATCCAGGCCCAGCAGAAGGGCCAGGTAGTTGACCTGGGGCGGATGAATGCAGCCGGCTGGGTCATACACGAAGAGTTGTGGCTGCAACTGACCGAATTCCTCGAAGGTGAACAGATCATCACCCGCGCGCAACAGGGCGGCTATGTGCTCAGCCGCGACCTCGGCGAGTTGGACATGGCTTACTTGCTCTCGCGCTTGCCTGAGCCGCTACCGGGAGTCGAGAAATTGCCGGATCGGGTCGAAGGCGATGGGGCGTGGTATCCGCCTTTTTTGCAGGCGTTGGGTCGCCTGGAAGAACAACGCAAGCTGGCTCTTCAAGGCAGCGTCAAGAGTTGGCTCGGGCCGGATGCCGGACTGCCTCCGGCTATCAGGCTACCGCCCAGTAATCCACTGGCTGATACGCAAGCATCGAGCAATCCGGAGCAGGAGCAGTTGAAAGCATGATCTTCTCGCATGTTGGTTCGCACGTAAAACGCTGGCGTATGCCGTTGGTATTGATCGGCTGTATGCTTTTGGCTGCCTGTGGTGGAGAGCGCTGGAGTGATCAGGATGGCAAAGCTTATTCGGCTGCGGATCTTGAGGGGCGCTGGCTGGTCGTGAACTACTGGGCCGAATGGTGTGCCCCGTGCCGTGATGAGCTGCCCGAGCTGAATGCGCTGAACAAGGTGGCCGAGGATATTCAGGTGGTAGGCATTCACTTCGATGCCTACGAGGGAGCCGAATTGCTGGAGCTAAGCGAGCGCATGGATATCCGTTTCCCGGTACTGGGGCACGATTTCGCCGCAGCGTACGCGTTGCCGCTGCCCCAGGTTCTGCCCACCACCTACATCATCAACCCTGCGGGCGAACTGGCGCATACGCTGCAAGGTCCGCAGGATGAGGCAGGGCTATTGGCCCTGATTCAGTAGCCGAGAAACGGAGCGATTATGAGTAGTCTGAGTCTTCAGGGGTATGTGCGTGGTCAGGTACAGGGCGTGGGGTTCCGCCAGGCTACGGTGCGCCAGGCAAACAAACTCGGTATCAGTGGTTGGGTGCGTAATCTGCCAGACGGGTCGGTCGAGGTCATGCTTTGCGGCGAGGAACCTGCGTTGGAGGCCATGACAGCCTGGCTGCGCACGGGGCCTGATGCAGCCAGTGTCGATGCGGTAGAACTCACAGGATGCGCCTGGCAGGAGATTGCCGGGTTTGTGCAGCTATAGCTCGCGCACCTGATTACTCGTTGACGTACCAGAAGGTGTACCAGTAGTCGAGAACACGGTCGGGGTACTTCTGGCTACCCAGGCTACCGTTATAGCGTGCCAGAGCCCGGCGCAGGTTGCCTTTTTCCTTATCCAGATAGAACTTGAGGATGGTGCAGCCATAGCGAAGATTGGTGGCCAGATCGATCAGGTTGTCGTCCGGGCGCCCCAGCTCGGCTTTCCAGAATGGCATGACCTGCATCACGCCCTGGGCGCCGACGCTTGAAAGCGCGTAGCGATCAAACAGACTTTCCGAGTGAATAACGGCAATAACCAGATCCGGCTTCAGCCCGGCGATACGCGCTTCACGGTGCACCAGCCGCAGAAATTCCAGACGCTGCTGCTCATTGGGGAGAAAATGTCTCAGCCGGGTGGACATGTCCAGCAGCCACACCTCCGCATCAAAACGGTCATGAAAGCTGTCCGCCTGGGATACGGTCTGCATCAGCAAGGCTTTGAGTTGCGGGTCCACTTCTTCAGTGAAATTGCTCTGTGCCGCACACAGGGTGCTGGCGCAGAGCAGCATCAGACCGGTCACTATCCTTGTGAGTGGGGTCATGTCAGGGTCGCTGATTGACTTCCAGGGCGTTCACAAACTCGCCCTGCAGATGCGGATCGCCGGTGGTCAGCAGGATAAGCATGTTTTCCAGCTGATTGGACTCTTCCGCCAGGCCCAGCTCGGAGAGACGATGAACGCGATAGGCCCACTGATCCACGTCATCGTTTTCCAGATTGTCGTAGATAAGCCTGACCGCTTCATGCAGCTTGCTGCGAAGCTCGCGGTCGATCAGCAAGTTCACCTCATCGCGGGCTTTCGGCCCGGCACTGGCAGCCAGCTGTATGACACGCAGGTTGTCATAGTCCAAATTGAGAAAGCCGTCGTTCAGCAGGTTCAGGCGTAGGACCCCATCAACGTCGGTATCAAGGCTGGTGCGAAAGCTTCCGGCAATGATGTCGACCGGCTTGTTGGCCCAGGGCAGCGTCTGGTGTTCTTCGCGCCGATCAATGATGCGGCCGCGTGCATTGAGCTCGGTAACATCGTAATGCAGCTGTTGCTGCACACGCAGGGTGCGCTGGGGCAATGACAATACCGACACTTCGCCCGCATCAATCTGAATGCTGTGGTTAAGCAGGGTACGCTCAACACGAGCGGGCGAGCTTTCGCTATGCGGCATATTCATGCCGCAGGCAGTTAACATCAGGCTGGCGGGCATCCACAGCCACCAGTTTGCCGCATGCGCTTGCATTGTCTCTCTGCCCTCAGGCCTTGCCGAATTGTTCGAGCAGGAAGCCAAGCATGTCCGCACTAGGGATGTTGCGAGCTTCGCTGTCGCGCCGGTATTTGTATTCCAGGTGACCTTCGGCCAGCCCGCGGTCGCTGATCACTACCCGATGGGGAATACCGATCAGGTCCATATCAGCGAATTTGACGCCGGGGCTGACTTTTTTGTCACGGTCATCCAGTAATACTTCAATGCCCGCCTTCTGCAGCCCCTGATAGAGCTGATCGGTGACTTCCCGTACTTCGTCCGAGCTTTCCATTTTCATAGGCACCAGCACGACCTGGAAGGGCGCCAGGGCGTCAGGCCAGATAATGCCGCGTTGGTCGTAATTCTGCTCGATGGCGGCGGCGACCACGCGTGACACGCCAATGCCGTAGCAACCCATGATCAGCGTGCTGGCTTTGCCTTGCTCGTTCAGCACATTGCAGTTCATGGCCTCACTGTACTTGCGGCCCAGCTGGAAGATATGCCCCACCTCGATGCCGCGGCGGATGACCAGCGTGCCGTCGCCGTCCGGGCTGATATCCCCTTCCACGACGTTACGCAGGTCAGCAACCTCATCGTACTTGGCGTCGCGGTCCCAGTTGACGCCGGTGAAGTGGCGACCGTCCTGATTGGCACCGCAGACAAAGTCAGCCAGGTGCGCAGCGCTATAATCGGCAATCACGGTGATATCTAGACCCACCGGGCCAATCGATCCAGGCTTGCAGCCGATGGCCTGTTGAATCTGGGACTCGGTGGCGAAGGTCAGCGGCGCATGCACTGCAGGATGGTTTTCCACCTTGATGGTGTTCATCTCGTGATCGCCACGCAGTATCAGTGCGACCAGTGGGTTGTGTTTACCATCCGGTGATTGGCCGAGCACAATCAGCGTTTTAACCGACTGTTCTGCTGGCAGTTGCAGGAACTGGCTGACGGCTTCAATCGTGAGTTGGTCAGGGGTATCCACCAGCGTTTTCGATTGCATTGCGGCAGGGCGGTCACCCTGGGGTAGTTGCGCCGTGGCTTTTTCCATATTGGCGGCGTAGGTGCCGGTATCCGAGAACACGATAGCGTCCTCACCGGAATCAGCCAGCACATGGAATTCGTGCGAGCCTTCACCGCCGATGGAGCCGTTGTCCGCCACTACTGGGCGGTAGTTAAGGCCCAGCCGGCTGAAGACGTTGCAATAGGCTTGGTACATGCCGTCGTAGGTCTGCTGCAGAGAATCCTGGTCTAGGTGGAAGGAGTAGGCATCCTTCATGACAAACTCGCGGGCGCGCATCAGGCCGAAGCGCGGACGGATCTCGTCGCGAAATTTGTTCTGAATCTGGTACAGATTCAATGGCAATTGCTTGTAGCTGGTGATCTCGGTACGCGCCAGATCGGTAATCACTTCTTCATGGGTCGGGCCGACGCAAAATTCGCGATCGTGGCGATCCTTCAGGCGCAACAACTCTGGGCCGTACTGCTCCCAGCGTCCCGATTCCTGCCATAGCTCGGCGGGCTGAATGGCCGGCATCAGTACTTCCATGGCACCGGCATTGTTCATCTCGTCACGCACCACGGCTTCGACCTTGCGCAGTACCCGCAAACCCATAGGCAGCCAGGTGTACAGGCCCGAGGCTATCTTGCGGATCATCCCTGCGCGCAGCATCAGCTGATGGCTGATCACTGTGGCGTCAGCAGGAGTTTCCTTCAGGGTCGATATCAGATATTGGCTGGTACGCATGGGGCTGGATAATCCTGGGGCAGAGTCATGTATTGGGCGTATTGTACGGTTGTCATCATGTGACGTATAGCCCACGAAGCGGGGCAGCGGGGCTGAATACAAGCATAAAAAAACCCGGCCGAAGCCGGGTTTTCTGTTTCTTACCTCAGGTCTGCTTAGAGCAGGTCCCAGGTGTAGGAAACGATCAGGCGGTTTTCATCAACATCACCACCGTCAAGAGCTGCGTCCTGACGAATGGTAGCGTTACGCCACAAAACGTTGACGCCTTCCAGCATCCCAGCTTGCATGGTGTAGCTGATGTTGGTGTCACGCTCCCAACGAGTGTCGCGAGAAACAATTACATCTTCGGCTGGATCCGAAACAAATCCGGTATCAATGTCGCTGCCGCGGATGTAGCGGGTCATGAACGTCAGACCAGGAATGCCAAGGCCTTCGAAGTCATAGTCATAACGAGCCTGGTAGGATTTTTCATCCTTGGCGTTGAAATCCAGGTATTGAACCGAGTTGGCGATAAAGATGCCGCCATCCAGGTAAGCAAAGCCTGCATCGCCACCCATACGCTGTGCTGCCAGGGTAAAGCCATGGTTGCCGGCGCCCAGAGTCACACCAATGGAAGTAGCTTTGTTGTCATATTCGGCAATTGAGCTTTCGTTGGAAGTCTCGTAGTGAGCCAGGTCAGTGCTCAGCGACAGGCCTTCGGCCAGGTCGAAGGTGTAAGACAGGCCAGCGAAATGACGCTTCCACAGCTCATCGGCCTTGGAAGTGTACAGAGTTGCACCCAGTGCATCGCTGAAATCGTAAGTACCGCCGAGGTAAACAACCTTCTCGTCTTCAACGCCGAAAGCGCCGTCGTCTTCAGAGGAGAGGGCCATCTCGCCGCGGTCGTTCATGCGGCCGGCTTCAACAAAGAGGCCGTCGATTGTGTTGTTGGTAACGCTGTAACCGGAATAGTGGTTCGGCAGCAGGCGGGCGTCATCGTATGCTATAACGGGGTTTTCTGGCAGGTGTACGCCATAACGCAAAACGGTATCGTTCAGGATATTGGCTTTTACTGCGCCACGAATTTCCGAGTAGTTGCTTGGACCGGTGTCGCCCGACCGCGTGGCGGCATCATAGCTGCTAGGAAGGAGACCGGTTTCAGCTGTCTTGCCGGTGCTGTCAAGCTTGATGCCCAGCATGGAAATGGTGTCGAAACCCAGGCCGATCGGGCCGCGGGAATAACCGGATTCGAAGTTCAGCACGAAGCCAGTAGCAGTTTCGTCACGCTTGCTTTGACCGGCGCCGCTGCTGCGGAAATCACGGTTGAAGTTCATGGTACGGTTGCTGAGGGTAGCGGAAGAGCCTTCGATGAAGCCTTCGCTTTCCTGTGCAGTTACGTTAGAAACCAGCAGGCCGTTGCCTACAGCAACTGCCAGCGCGATGGAACTCCACTTAATAGCATTTTTCATTCGTTCGTTGCTCCTTCAATTTTTTTAAACTTCTTAGAAATCGCGGTATCAGGGAACCAGGTATCTTTTTTATTGTCGCCTTAGATTAAAGCATCAAAACATTATTTGCGAAACCAATCACTGGAAAAACAGCACCTTGTCGCTATTTTTCTATAATCTGTCGCATCAATGCTAGCCTTTTTCCTAAGGAAAATCGAACAGCGTCGCGGTAAAACGCGCTATTTGGGTGTTTTTTATAGCGAAACCGTCTCGAAATGGGACTGAGTTCGCAAAAAAGCTATAATGTAACCTTTATTTTCGGGATTCTGACATGTTCAAGCTTGATGAGCAATTAGCTTCTGATTGCGTTGTATTGGGCGATTTCAAGCTGTGTACCCTGCTGCTAATGAATGATGCTCAGTATCCCTGGTTTATTCTGGTGCCTCGCCGGGAAGACATGACTGAGATATTCCAGCTGTCTGCGGCTGATCGCGGTCAGCTAATGGCGGAATCCTGCCTGCTGGCCGAGACCCTCAAGGACGCATTTGCCGCTGAAAAGATGAATATAGCGGCGCTGGGTAATGTAGTCAGTCAGTTGCATGTGCATCATGTGGTGAGATATCGCACCGATGCGGCCTGGCCTGCTCCTGTATGGGGCAAGATGCCGGTGGTGAAGTGTCCGCCAGAGCTCATTGTTGAACGTATAAACAAGCTGAGGGCGGTCTTGACCGGTGGGTTTACCTTTGCGGAGTCATTTCGATGAGTGAATTGGAAAGCAGGATTGCCGATCTTGAGGTACGTCTGGTGTTTCAGGACGATACTTTGCAGGCTTTAAATGACGTGGTAGCCGCTCAGCAGATGGAGCTTGAAAAGCTCAGGCGATCGCTGGAAGTGTTGGCGCGGAGGCAGGCCGATCTGGCTGCCTCCATGCCTGGAGAAGCCAGCGATGACGCGCCGCCTCCCCATTATTGACAGAAGCGCGGTGACTAGAGAATCACCACGTCTTCGGCCTGCAGGCCTTTGTCACGGTTGGCAACCACGAATTCTACGCGCTGGCCTTCTGCCAATGCACGGTGGCCTTCGCCACGAATAGCACGAAAGTGGACGAAAACGTCATCGCCCTGGTCTCTGGAGATAAAGCCAAAACCTTTATTCGTGTTAAACCATTTCACCGTGCCCGCTTCGCGGTCGGAGGATTTGTTCAACATGGATTTGCCCGGCATGGACGGCATGCTGAACGATACCTTGGATAGCTTTTCGGTCAGGGTCAGGATAGTCAGTAGGCACACTCCGCCGATAGCGAGCCCAATAGCATGTATGCCGAAGGCAGCGAGCGCGGGACTAATCAGTGTCGCGAACAAGGGGATAAGGGCAGCTAACAGGATCAGTACCGACGCGACCATGCTGGCGGCGCGTTTTGGTGCTGAGTAGAATTCGCTGTTGCTATTGAACTGCTGGAGATTGAGCAGGCCGGTCAGCAGAAGCAGAATGCCCATCAGGTCGATAGGACCTTGTTGGGTAAAG
This genomic stretch from Halopseudomonas pelagia harbors:
- a CDS encoding SlyX family protein produces the protein MSELESRIADLEVRLVFQDDTLQALNDVVAAQQMELEKLRRSLEVLARRQADLAASMPGEASDDAPPPHY
- a CDS encoding cold-shock protein, which gives rise to MKLFHYLHFIVGLTALIIGLVNALPFFTQQGPIDLMGILLLLTGLLNLQQFNSNSEFYSAPKRAASMVASVLILLAALIPLFATLISPALAAFGIHAIGLAIGGVCLLTILTLTEKLSKVSFSMPSMPGKSMLNKSSDREAGTVKWFNTNKGFGFISRDQGDDVFVHFRAIRGEGHRALAEGQRVEFVVANRDKGLQAEDVVIL
- a CDS encoding HIT family protein, whose product is MFKLDEQLASDCVVLGDFKLCTLLLMNDAQYPWFILVPRREDMTEIFQLSAADRGQLMAESCLLAETLKDAFAAEKMNIAALGNVVSQLHVHHVVRYRTDAAWPAPVWGKMPVVKCPPELIVERINKLRAVLTGGFTFAESFR